The proteins below come from a single Jaculus jaculus isolate mJacJac1 chromosome 12, mJacJac1.mat.Y.cur, whole genome shotgun sequence genomic window:
- the Slc5a2 gene encoding sodium/glucose cotransporter 2 isoform X3, with protein sequence MEEHTEAGSEVGLGAHKALIDNPADILVIAAYFLLVIGVGLWSMCRTNRGTVGGYFLAGRSMVWWPVGASLFASNIGSGHFVGLAGTGAASGLAVAGFEWNALFVVLLLGWLFAPVYLTAGVITMPQYLRKRFGGHRIRLYLSVLSLFLYIFTKISVDMFSGAVFIQQALGWNIYASVIALLGITMIYTVTGGLAALMYTDTVQTFVILAGAFILTGYAFHEVGGYSGLFDKYLKAVTTLTVSEDPAVGNISSSCYQPRPDSYHLLRDPVTGDLPWPALLLGLTIVSGWYWCSDQVIVQRCLAGKNLTHIKAGCILCGYLKLMPMFLMVMPGMISRILYPDEVACVVPEVCKRVCGTEVGCSNIAYPRLVVKLMPNGLRGLMLAVMLAALMSSLASIFNSSSTLFTMDIYTRLRPRAGDRELLLVGRLWVVFIVAVSVAWLPVVQAAQGGQLFDYIQSISSYLAPPVSAVFMLALFVPRVNEKGAFWGLIGGLLMGLARLIPEFSFGTGSCVRPSACPALICRVHYLYFAIVLFVCSGFLTLVISLCTAPIPQKHLHRLVFSLRHSKEAREDLDADEPGEPTSPPVQNGCQELAGQMHAVEMEEPQSAAPSVLRRCLLWFCGMSRGGSGSPPPPTEEEVAAAARQVEDISEDPSWARVVNLNALLMMTVAMFLWGFYA encoded by the exons ATGGAGGAACATACAGAGGCAGGCTCTGAAGTGGGGCTGGGGGCACATAAGGCCCTAATCGACAATCCTGCTGACATCTTGGTCATTGCTGCTTATTTCCTGCTGGTCATTGGTGTTGGTTTGTGG TCTATGTGCAGAACCAACAGAGGCACAGTTGGTGGCTACTTCCTGGCAGGACGAAGCATGGTGTGGTGGCCG GTTGGAGCCTCTCTCTTCGCCAGCAACATTGGCAGTggccactttgtgggtctggcagGGACCGGTGCTGCAAGCGGCTTGGCTGTGGCTGGATTTGAGTGGAAT GCACTGTTCGTGGTGCTGCTACTCGGCTGGCTCTTTGCTCCTGTGTACCTGACTGCAGGTGTCATTACAATGCCACAGTACCTGCGCAAGCGCTTTGGTGGCCATCGTATCCGTCTCTACCTGTCTGTGCTCTCACTTTTTTTGTATATCTTCACCAAGATCTCG GTGGACATGTTCTCTGGGGCAGTATTCATCCAGCAGGCTCTGGGTTGGAACATCTACGCATCTGTCATTGCACTCCTGGGCATCACCATGATTTACACCGTGACAG GAGGGCTGGCAGCACTGATGTACACGGACACTGTGCAGACCTTTGTCATCCTCGCTGGGGCCTTTATCCTCACTGGTTACG CTTTCCATGAGGTGGGCGGGTATTCTGGTCTCTTCGACAAGTACCTGAAAGCAGTGACAACGCTGACGGTGTCTGAGGATCCAGCTGTAGGCAATATCTCCAGCTCCTGCTACCAACCAAGGCCTGACTCCTACCATCTGCTCCGGGACCCTGTGACAGGAGACCTGCCATGGCCTGCACTGCTCCTGGGACTTACCATTGTCTCTGGCTGGTATTGGTGCAGCGACCAG GTCATCGTGCAACGCTGCCTGGCAGGAAAGAACCTGACCCACATCAAGGCAGGTTGCATACTGTGTGGCTACCTGAAGCTGATGCCCATGTTTCTCATGGTCATGCCAGGAATGATCAGCCGCATCCTTTACCCAG ATGAAGTGGCATGTGTGGTGCCTGAGGTGTGCAAGCGAGTGTGCGGCACCGAGGTGGGCTGTTCAAACATCGCCTACCCACGGCTTGTTGTAAAGCTCATGCCCAATG GTCTGCGTGGCCTCATGCTGGCAGTTATGCTTGCTGCCCTCATGTCTTCACTAGCATCGATCTTCAACAGCAGCAGCACACTTTTCACCATGGACATCTACACCCGTCTGCGGCCTCGTGCAGGTGATAGGGAGCTGCTGCTGGTTGGAAG GCTCTGGGTAGTGTTTATTGTGGCAGTGTCCGTGGCCTGGCTACCAGTCGTGCAGGCAGCACAGGGTGGGCAGCTCTTTGATTACATTCAGTCCATCTCCAGCTACTTGGCACCACCTGTGTCTGCGGTCTTCATGCTTGCGCTCTTCGTGCCCCGGGTGAACGAGAAG GGTGCCTTCTGGGGACTGATTGGGGGCCTGCTCATGGGGCTAGCACGCCTCATTCCTGAGTTCTCCTTTGGCACGGGCAGCTGTGTGAGACCCTCAGCGTGCCCCGCCCTCATCTGCCGGGTGCACTACTTGTATTTTGCCATCGTGCTCTTTGTCTGCTCTGGATTCCTCACCCTTGTCATCTCCCTGTGCACGGCGCCCATCCCACAGAAGCAT CTTCACCGCCTGGTTTTCAGTCTCCGGCACAGCAAGGAGGCGCGGGAGGACCTGGATGCCGACGAGCCGGGAGAGCCAACGTCTCCTCCAGTGCAGAATGGGTGCCAGGAGCTTGCAGGGCAGATGCATGCAGTGGAGATGGAAG AGCCTCAGTCTGCAGCACCAAGTGTGCTCCGCCGGTGCCTGCTCTGGTTCTGTGGAATGAGCAGGGGTGGGTCAGGAAGCCCTCCACCCCCTACTGAGGAGGAGGTGGCCGCAGCAGCCAGGCAGGTGGAAGACATCAGTGAGGACCCCAGCTGGGCCCGCGTGGTCAACCTCAATGCCCTGCTCATGATGACTGTGGCCATGTTCCTCTGGGGCTTTTATGCATAA
- the Slc5a2 gene encoding sodium/glucose cotransporter 2 isoform X1 has product MEEHTEAGSEVGLGAHKALIDNPADILVIAAYFLLVIGVGLWSMCRTNRGTVGGYFLAGRSMVWWPVGASLFASNIGSGHFVGLAGTGAASGLAVAGFEWNALFVVLLLGWLFAPVYLTAGVITMPQYLRKRFGGHRIRLYLSVLSLFLYIFTKISVDMFSGAVFIQQALGWNIYASVIALLGITMIYTVTGGLAALMYTDTVQTFVILAGAFILTGYAFHEVGGYSGLFDKYLKAVTTLTVSEDPAVGNISSSCYQPRPDSYHLLRDPVTGDLPWPALLLGLTIVSGWYWCSDQVIVQRCLAGKNLTHIKAGCILCGYLKLMPMFLMVMPGMISRILYPDEVACVVPEVCKRVCGTEVGCSNIAYPRLVVKLMPNGLRGLMLAVMLAALMSSLASIFNSSSTLFTMDIYTRLRPRAGDRELLLVGRCGPGPPTPAPQMNLWCGHGSWWVLGKLMIFNRRLWVVFIVAVSVAWLPVVQAAQGGQLFDYIQSISSYLAPPVSAVFMLALFVPRVNEKGAFWGLIGGLLMGLARLIPEFSFGTGSCVRPSACPALICRVHYLYFAIVLFVCSGFLTLVISLCTAPIPQKHLHRLVFSLRHSKEAREDLDADEPGEPTSPPVQNGCQELAGQMHAVEMEEPQSAAPSVLRRCLLWFCGMSRGGSGSPPPPTEEEVAAAARQVEDISEDPSWARVVNLNALLMMTVAMFLWGFYA; this is encoded by the exons ATGGAGGAACATACAGAGGCAGGCTCTGAAGTGGGGCTGGGGGCACATAAGGCCCTAATCGACAATCCTGCTGACATCTTGGTCATTGCTGCTTATTTCCTGCTGGTCATTGGTGTTGGTTTGTGG TCTATGTGCAGAACCAACAGAGGCACAGTTGGTGGCTACTTCCTGGCAGGACGAAGCATGGTGTGGTGGCCG GTTGGAGCCTCTCTCTTCGCCAGCAACATTGGCAGTggccactttgtgggtctggcagGGACCGGTGCTGCAAGCGGCTTGGCTGTGGCTGGATTTGAGTGGAAT GCACTGTTCGTGGTGCTGCTACTCGGCTGGCTCTTTGCTCCTGTGTACCTGACTGCAGGTGTCATTACAATGCCACAGTACCTGCGCAAGCGCTTTGGTGGCCATCGTATCCGTCTCTACCTGTCTGTGCTCTCACTTTTTTTGTATATCTTCACCAAGATCTCG GTGGACATGTTCTCTGGGGCAGTATTCATCCAGCAGGCTCTGGGTTGGAACATCTACGCATCTGTCATTGCACTCCTGGGCATCACCATGATTTACACCGTGACAG GAGGGCTGGCAGCACTGATGTACACGGACACTGTGCAGACCTTTGTCATCCTCGCTGGGGCCTTTATCCTCACTGGTTACG CTTTCCATGAGGTGGGCGGGTATTCTGGTCTCTTCGACAAGTACCTGAAAGCAGTGACAACGCTGACGGTGTCTGAGGATCCAGCTGTAGGCAATATCTCCAGCTCCTGCTACCAACCAAGGCCTGACTCCTACCATCTGCTCCGGGACCCTGTGACAGGAGACCTGCCATGGCCTGCACTGCTCCTGGGACTTACCATTGTCTCTGGCTGGTATTGGTGCAGCGACCAG GTCATCGTGCAACGCTGCCTGGCAGGAAAGAACCTGACCCACATCAAGGCAGGTTGCATACTGTGTGGCTACCTGAAGCTGATGCCCATGTTTCTCATGGTCATGCCAGGAATGATCAGCCGCATCCTTTACCCAG ATGAAGTGGCATGTGTGGTGCCTGAGGTGTGCAAGCGAGTGTGCGGCACCGAGGTGGGCTGTTCAAACATCGCCTACCCACGGCTTGTTGTAAAGCTCATGCCCAATG GTCTGCGTGGCCTCATGCTGGCAGTTATGCTTGCTGCCCTCATGTCTTCACTAGCATCGATCTTCAACAGCAGCAGCACACTTTTCACCATGGACATCTACACCCGTCTGCGGCCTCGTGCAGGTGATAGGGAGCTGCTGCTGGTTGGAAGGTGTGGCCCAGGTCCTCCAACCCCTGCTCCACAAATGAACCTGTGGTGTGGGCACGGATCATGGTGGGTCCTAGGTAAACTGATGATCTTCAACCGTAGGCTCTGGGTAGTGTTTATTGTGGCAGTGTCCGTGGCCTGGCTACCAGTCGTGCAGGCAGCACAGGGTGGGCAGCTCTTTGATTACATTCAGTCCATCTCCAGCTACTTGGCACCACCTGTGTCTGCGGTCTTCATGCTTGCGCTCTTCGTGCCCCGGGTGAACGAGAAG GGTGCCTTCTGGGGACTGATTGGGGGCCTGCTCATGGGGCTAGCACGCCTCATTCCTGAGTTCTCCTTTGGCACGGGCAGCTGTGTGAGACCCTCAGCGTGCCCCGCCCTCATCTGCCGGGTGCACTACTTGTATTTTGCCATCGTGCTCTTTGTCTGCTCTGGATTCCTCACCCTTGTCATCTCCCTGTGCACGGCGCCCATCCCACAGAAGCAT CTTCACCGCCTGGTTTTCAGTCTCCGGCACAGCAAGGAGGCGCGGGAGGACCTGGATGCCGACGAGCCGGGAGAGCCAACGTCTCCTCCAGTGCAGAATGGGTGCCAGGAGCTTGCAGGGCAGATGCATGCAGTGGAGATGGAAG AGCCTCAGTCTGCAGCACCAAGTGTGCTCCGCCGGTGCCTGCTCTGGTTCTGTGGAATGAGCAGGGGTGGGTCAGGAAGCCCTCCACCCCCTACTGAGGAGGAGGTGGCCGCAGCAGCCAGGCAGGTGGAAGACATCAGTGAGGACCCCAGCTGGGCCCGCGTGGTCAACCTCAATGCCCTGCTCATGATGACTGTGGCCATGTTCCTCTGGGGCTTTTATGCATAA
- the Tgfb1i1 gene encoding transforming growth factor beta-1-induced transcript 1 protein isoform X1 — translation MTASGNMGRIKESRTWFGLHSQDESVGPLPADALLSDLETTTSHISRSGAPKERPPETLTPPPPYGHQSQTGSGESLGTSGDKDHLYSTVCKPRSPKPVAPVAPPFSSSSGVLGTGLCELDRLLQELNATQFNITDEIMSQFPSSKVTAEEQKEDQPEDKNRPNVTCSPSPVLPKPSATSATLELDRLMASLSDFRVQNHLPASGPTQPPTLSSTTEGSPSPPGPTNKGSLDTMLGLLQSDLSRRGVPTQAKGLCGSCNKPIAGQVVTALGRAWHPEHFLCSGCSTTLGGSSFFEKDGAPFCPECYFERFSPRCGFCKQPIRHKMVTALGTHWHPEHFCCVSCGEPFGDEGFHEREGRPYCRQDFLQLFAPRCQGCQGPILDNYISALSALWHPDCFVCRECFAPFSGGSFFEHEGRPLCENHFHAQRGSLCATCGLPVTGRCVSALGRRFHPDHFTCTFCLRPLTKGSFQERASKPYCQPCFQKLFG, via the exons ATGACTGCATCGGGAAATATGGGGAGAATAAAGGAGTCAAGAACCTGGTTTGGACTTCACTCCCAGGATGAGTCAGTGG GGCCTCTCCCTGCAGATGCCTTGCTCTCTGACCTGGAGACCACCACCTCACACATATCAAGGTCAGGGGCTCCAAAAGAGCGCCCCCCAGAGACACTCACACCTCCCCCACCCTATGGCCACCAGTCACAG ACAGGGTCTGGGGAATCTTTGGGAACCTCTGGGGACAAGGACCATCTATACAG CACAGTATGCAAGCCTCGATCCCCAAAGCCTGTGGCCCCTGTGGCCCCTCCATTCTCTTCTTCCAGTGGAGTCTTGGGAACTGGACTCTGTGAGCTAGACCGTTTGCTTCAGGAACTTAATGCCACCCAGTTCAACATTACAG ATGAAATAATGTCTCAGTTCCCATCTAGTAAGGTGACTGcagaggaacagaaagaagaCCAACCTGAAGACAAAAACAGACCCAACGT TACTTGCAGCCCCTCCCCTGTCCTCCCCAAGCCTTCAGCCACCTCAGCCACTCTGGAGCTGGATAGACTGATGGCGTCACTCTCTGACTTCCGTGTCCAGAACCAC CTTCCAGCCTCAGGCCCAACCCAGCCACCCACATTGAGCTCCACCACTGAGGGCTCCCCATCTCCGCCAGGACCTACTAACAAGGGCAGCCTGGACACTATGCTTGGGCTGCTGCAGTCCGACCTCAGCCGCCGTGGTGTTCCCACCCAGGCCAAGGGCCTCTGTGGTTCCTGCAATAAACCTATTGCTGGGCAA GTGGTGACCGCTCTGGGCCGAGCCTGGCACCCTGagcacttcctttgcagtggctgctccACAACCCTGGGAGGCAGCAGCTTCTTTGAGAAGGACGGCGCGCCCTTTTGCCCAGAGTGCTACTTTGAGCGCTTCTCCCCACGATGTGGCTTCTGCAAGCAACCCATTCGACAT aaaatGGTTACCGCTTTAGGTACTCACTGGCACCCAGAGCATTTCTGCTGCGTCAGCTGTGGGGAGCCCTTTGGAGATGAGG GCTTCCACGAGCGTGAGGGCCGCCCCTACTGCCGCCAGGACTTCCTGCAGCTGTTCGCCCCGCGCTGCCAGGGCTGCCAAGGCCCCATTCTGGACAACTACATCTCCGCGCTCAGCGCGCTCTGGCACCCGGACTGCTTCGTCTGCAGG GAATGCTTCGCGCCCTTCTCTGGAGGCAGCTTTTTCGAGCACGAGGGCCGCCCGCTGTGCGAAAACCATTTCCACGCGCAGCGCGGCTCGCTGTGTGCCACCTGCGGCCTCCCGGTGACCGGCCGCTGCGTGTCCGCGCTGGGCCGCCGCTTCCACCCGGATCACTTCACCTGCACTTTCTGCCTGCGCCCCCTCACCAAGGGCTCCTTCCAGGAGCGTGCCAGCAAGCCCTACTGCCAGCCTTGCTTCCAGAAGCTGTTCGGCTGA
- the Tgfb1i1 gene encoding transforming growth factor beta-1-induced transcript 1 protein isoform X3 has product MEDLDALLSDLETTTSHISRSGAPKERPPETLTPPPPYGHQSQTGSGESLGTSGDKDHLYSTVCKPRSPKPVAPVAPPFSSSSGVLGTGLCELDRLLQELNATQFNITDEIMSQFPSSKVTAEEQKEDQPEDKNRPNVTCSPSPVLPKPSATSATLELDRLMASLSDFRVQNHLPASGPTQPPTLSSTTEGSPSPPGPTNKGSLDTMLGLLQSDLSRRGVPTQAKGLCGSCNKPIAGQVVTALGRAWHPEHFLCSGCSTTLGGSSFFEKDGAPFCPECYFERFSPRCGFCKQPIRHKMVTALGTHWHPEHFCCVSCGEPFGDEGFHEREGRPYCRQDFLQLFAPRCQGCQGPILDNYISALSALWHPDCFVCRECFAPFSGGSFFEHEGRPLCENHFHAQRGSLCATCGLPVTGRCVSALGRRFHPDHFTCTFCLRPLTKGSFQERASKPYCQPCFQKLFG; this is encoded by the exons ATGGAGGACCTGG ATGCCTTGCTCTCTGACCTGGAGACCACCACCTCACACATATCAAGGTCAGGGGCTCCAAAAGAGCGCCCCCCAGAGACACTCACACCTCCCCCACCCTATGGCCACCAGTCACAG ACAGGGTCTGGGGAATCTTTGGGAACCTCTGGGGACAAGGACCATCTATACAG CACAGTATGCAAGCCTCGATCCCCAAAGCCTGTGGCCCCTGTGGCCCCTCCATTCTCTTCTTCCAGTGGAGTCTTGGGAACTGGACTCTGTGAGCTAGACCGTTTGCTTCAGGAACTTAATGCCACCCAGTTCAACATTACAG ATGAAATAATGTCTCAGTTCCCATCTAGTAAGGTGACTGcagaggaacagaaagaagaCCAACCTGAAGACAAAAACAGACCCAACGT TACTTGCAGCCCCTCCCCTGTCCTCCCCAAGCCTTCAGCCACCTCAGCCACTCTGGAGCTGGATAGACTGATGGCGTCACTCTCTGACTTCCGTGTCCAGAACCAC CTTCCAGCCTCAGGCCCAACCCAGCCACCCACATTGAGCTCCACCACTGAGGGCTCCCCATCTCCGCCAGGACCTACTAACAAGGGCAGCCTGGACACTATGCTTGGGCTGCTGCAGTCCGACCTCAGCCGCCGTGGTGTTCCCACCCAGGCCAAGGGCCTCTGTGGTTCCTGCAATAAACCTATTGCTGGGCAA GTGGTGACCGCTCTGGGCCGAGCCTGGCACCCTGagcacttcctttgcagtggctgctccACAACCCTGGGAGGCAGCAGCTTCTTTGAGAAGGACGGCGCGCCCTTTTGCCCAGAGTGCTACTTTGAGCGCTTCTCCCCACGATGTGGCTTCTGCAAGCAACCCATTCGACAT aaaatGGTTACCGCTTTAGGTACTCACTGGCACCCAGAGCATTTCTGCTGCGTCAGCTGTGGGGAGCCCTTTGGAGATGAGG GCTTCCACGAGCGTGAGGGCCGCCCCTACTGCCGCCAGGACTTCCTGCAGCTGTTCGCCCCGCGCTGCCAGGGCTGCCAAGGCCCCATTCTGGACAACTACATCTCCGCGCTCAGCGCGCTCTGGCACCCGGACTGCTTCGTCTGCAGG GAATGCTTCGCGCCCTTCTCTGGAGGCAGCTTTTTCGAGCACGAGGGCCGCCCGCTGTGCGAAAACCATTTCCACGCGCAGCGCGGCTCGCTGTGTGCCACCTGCGGCCTCCCGGTGACCGGCCGCTGCGTGTCCGCGCTGGGCCGCCGCTTCCACCCGGATCACTTCACCTGCACTTTCTGCCTGCGCCCCCTCACCAAGGGCTCCTTCCAGGAGCGTGCCAGCAAGCCCTACTGCCAGCCTTGCTTCCAGAAGCTGTTCGGCTGA
- the Slc5a2 gene encoding sodium/glucose cotransporter 2 isoform X2 has translation MEEHTEAGSEVGLGAHKALIDNPADILVIAAYFLLVIGVGLWSMCRTNRGTVGGYFLAGRSMVWWPVGASLFASNIGSGHFVGLAGTGAASGLAVAGFEWNALFVVLLLGWLFAPVYLTAGVITMPQYLRKRFGGHRIRLYLSVLSLFLYIFTKISVRMNSGQNRHLKRWSHLVRSLESSQVGGAKEKCRGGLAALMYTDTVQTFVILAGAFILTGYAFHEVGGYSGLFDKYLKAVTTLTVSEDPAVGNISSSCYQPRPDSYHLLRDPVTGDLPWPALLLGLTIVSGWYWCSDQVIVQRCLAGKNLTHIKAGCILCGYLKLMPMFLMVMPGMISRILYPDEVACVVPEVCKRVCGTEVGCSNIAYPRLVVKLMPNGLRGLMLAVMLAALMSSLASIFNSSSTLFTMDIYTRLRPRAGDRELLLVGRCGPGPPTPAPQMNLWCGHGSWWVLGKLMIFNRRLWVVFIVAVSVAWLPVVQAAQGGQLFDYIQSISSYLAPPVSAVFMLALFVPRVNEKGAFWGLIGGLLMGLARLIPEFSFGTGSCVRPSACPALICRVHYLYFAIVLFVCSGFLTLVISLCTAPIPQKHLHRLVFSLRHSKEAREDLDADEPGEPTSPPVQNGCQELAGQMHAVEMEEPQSAAPSVLRRCLLWFCGMSRGGSGSPPPPTEEEVAAAARQVEDISEDPSWARVVNLNALLMMTVAMFLWGFYA, from the exons ATGGAGGAACATACAGAGGCAGGCTCTGAAGTGGGGCTGGGGGCACATAAGGCCCTAATCGACAATCCTGCTGACATCTTGGTCATTGCTGCTTATTTCCTGCTGGTCATTGGTGTTGGTTTGTGG TCTATGTGCAGAACCAACAGAGGCACAGTTGGTGGCTACTTCCTGGCAGGACGAAGCATGGTGTGGTGGCCG GTTGGAGCCTCTCTCTTCGCCAGCAACATTGGCAGTggccactttgtgggtctggcagGGACCGGTGCTGCAAGCGGCTTGGCTGTGGCTGGATTTGAGTGGAAT GCACTGTTCGTGGTGCTGCTACTCGGCTGGCTCTTTGCTCCTGTGTACCTGACTGCAGGTGTCATTACAATGCCACAGTACCTGCGCAAGCGCTTTGGTGGCCATCGTATCCGTCTCTACCTGTCTGTGCTCTCACTTTTTTTGTATATCTTCACCAAGATCTCGGTGCGCATGAACAGTGGGCAGAACAGGCACCTAAAAAGGTGGAGCCACCTAGTGAGATCTTTAGAGAGCTCCCAAGTTGGTGGGGCCAAGGAGAAATGCAGAG GAGGGCTGGCAGCACTGATGTACACGGACACTGTGCAGACCTTTGTCATCCTCGCTGGGGCCTTTATCCTCACTGGTTACG CTTTCCATGAGGTGGGCGGGTATTCTGGTCTCTTCGACAAGTACCTGAAAGCAGTGACAACGCTGACGGTGTCTGAGGATCCAGCTGTAGGCAATATCTCCAGCTCCTGCTACCAACCAAGGCCTGACTCCTACCATCTGCTCCGGGACCCTGTGACAGGAGACCTGCCATGGCCTGCACTGCTCCTGGGACTTACCATTGTCTCTGGCTGGTATTGGTGCAGCGACCAG GTCATCGTGCAACGCTGCCTGGCAGGAAAGAACCTGACCCACATCAAGGCAGGTTGCATACTGTGTGGCTACCTGAAGCTGATGCCCATGTTTCTCATGGTCATGCCAGGAATGATCAGCCGCATCCTTTACCCAG ATGAAGTGGCATGTGTGGTGCCTGAGGTGTGCAAGCGAGTGTGCGGCACCGAGGTGGGCTGTTCAAACATCGCCTACCCACGGCTTGTTGTAAAGCTCATGCCCAATG GTCTGCGTGGCCTCATGCTGGCAGTTATGCTTGCTGCCCTCATGTCTTCACTAGCATCGATCTTCAACAGCAGCAGCACACTTTTCACCATGGACATCTACACCCGTCTGCGGCCTCGTGCAGGTGATAGGGAGCTGCTGCTGGTTGGAAGGTGTGGCCCAGGTCCTCCAACCCCTGCTCCACAAATGAACCTGTGGTGTGGGCACGGATCATGGTGGGTCCTAGGTAAACTGATGATCTTCAACCGTAGGCTCTGGGTAGTGTTTATTGTGGCAGTGTCCGTGGCCTGGCTACCAGTCGTGCAGGCAGCACAGGGTGGGCAGCTCTTTGATTACATTCAGTCCATCTCCAGCTACTTGGCACCACCTGTGTCTGCGGTCTTCATGCTTGCGCTCTTCGTGCCCCGGGTGAACGAGAAG GGTGCCTTCTGGGGACTGATTGGGGGCCTGCTCATGGGGCTAGCACGCCTCATTCCTGAGTTCTCCTTTGGCACGGGCAGCTGTGTGAGACCCTCAGCGTGCCCCGCCCTCATCTGCCGGGTGCACTACTTGTATTTTGCCATCGTGCTCTTTGTCTGCTCTGGATTCCTCACCCTTGTCATCTCCCTGTGCACGGCGCCCATCCCACAGAAGCAT CTTCACCGCCTGGTTTTCAGTCTCCGGCACAGCAAGGAGGCGCGGGAGGACCTGGATGCCGACGAGCCGGGAGAGCCAACGTCTCCTCCAGTGCAGAATGGGTGCCAGGAGCTTGCAGGGCAGATGCATGCAGTGGAGATGGAAG AGCCTCAGTCTGCAGCACCAAGTGTGCTCCGCCGGTGCCTGCTCTGGTTCTGTGGAATGAGCAGGGGTGGGTCAGGAAGCCCTCCACCCCCTACTGAGGAGGAGGTGGCCGCAGCAGCCAGGCAGGTGGAAGACATCAGTGAGGACCCCAGCTGGGCCCGCGTGGTCAACCTCAATGCCCTGCTCATGATGACTGTGGCCATGTTCCTCTGGGGCTTTTATGCATAA
- the Tgfb1i1 gene encoding transforming growth factor beta-1-induced transcript 1 protein isoform X2: MTASGNMGRIKESRTWFGLHSQDESVDALLSDLETTTSHISRSGAPKERPPETLTPPPPYGHQSQTGSGESLGTSGDKDHLYSTVCKPRSPKPVAPVAPPFSSSSGVLGTGLCELDRLLQELNATQFNITDEIMSQFPSSKVTAEEQKEDQPEDKNRPNVTCSPSPVLPKPSATSATLELDRLMASLSDFRVQNHLPASGPTQPPTLSSTTEGSPSPPGPTNKGSLDTMLGLLQSDLSRRGVPTQAKGLCGSCNKPIAGQVVTALGRAWHPEHFLCSGCSTTLGGSSFFEKDGAPFCPECYFERFSPRCGFCKQPIRHKMVTALGTHWHPEHFCCVSCGEPFGDEGFHEREGRPYCRQDFLQLFAPRCQGCQGPILDNYISALSALWHPDCFVCRECFAPFSGGSFFEHEGRPLCENHFHAQRGSLCATCGLPVTGRCVSALGRRFHPDHFTCTFCLRPLTKGSFQERASKPYCQPCFQKLFG; this comes from the exons ATGACTGCATCGGGAAATATGGGGAGAATAAAGGAGTCAAGAACCTGGTTTGGACTTCACTCCCAGGATGAGTCAGTGG ATGCCTTGCTCTCTGACCTGGAGACCACCACCTCACACATATCAAGGTCAGGGGCTCCAAAAGAGCGCCCCCCAGAGACACTCACACCTCCCCCACCCTATGGCCACCAGTCACAG ACAGGGTCTGGGGAATCTTTGGGAACCTCTGGGGACAAGGACCATCTATACAG CACAGTATGCAAGCCTCGATCCCCAAAGCCTGTGGCCCCTGTGGCCCCTCCATTCTCTTCTTCCAGTGGAGTCTTGGGAACTGGACTCTGTGAGCTAGACCGTTTGCTTCAGGAACTTAATGCCACCCAGTTCAACATTACAG ATGAAATAATGTCTCAGTTCCCATCTAGTAAGGTGACTGcagaggaacagaaagaagaCCAACCTGAAGACAAAAACAGACCCAACGT TACTTGCAGCCCCTCCCCTGTCCTCCCCAAGCCTTCAGCCACCTCAGCCACTCTGGAGCTGGATAGACTGATGGCGTCACTCTCTGACTTCCGTGTCCAGAACCAC CTTCCAGCCTCAGGCCCAACCCAGCCACCCACATTGAGCTCCACCACTGAGGGCTCCCCATCTCCGCCAGGACCTACTAACAAGGGCAGCCTGGACACTATGCTTGGGCTGCTGCAGTCCGACCTCAGCCGCCGTGGTGTTCCCACCCAGGCCAAGGGCCTCTGTGGTTCCTGCAATAAACCTATTGCTGGGCAA GTGGTGACCGCTCTGGGCCGAGCCTGGCACCCTGagcacttcctttgcagtggctgctccACAACCCTGGGAGGCAGCAGCTTCTTTGAGAAGGACGGCGCGCCCTTTTGCCCAGAGTGCTACTTTGAGCGCTTCTCCCCACGATGTGGCTTCTGCAAGCAACCCATTCGACAT aaaatGGTTACCGCTTTAGGTACTCACTGGCACCCAGAGCATTTCTGCTGCGTCAGCTGTGGGGAGCCCTTTGGAGATGAGG GCTTCCACGAGCGTGAGGGCCGCCCCTACTGCCGCCAGGACTTCCTGCAGCTGTTCGCCCCGCGCTGCCAGGGCTGCCAAGGCCCCATTCTGGACAACTACATCTCCGCGCTCAGCGCGCTCTGGCACCCGGACTGCTTCGTCTGCAGG GAATGCTTCGCGCCCTTCTCTGGAGGCAGCTTTTTCGAGCACGAGGGCCGCCCGCTGTGCGAAAACCATTTCCACGCGCAGCGCGGCTCGCTGTGTGCCACCTGCGGCCTCCCGGTGACCGGCCGCTGCGTGTCCGCGCTGGGCCGCCGCTTCCACCCGGATCACTTCACCTGCACTTTCTGCCTGCGCCCCCTCACCAAGGGCTCCTTCCAGGAGCGTGCCAGCAAGCCCTACTGCCAGCCTTGCTTCCAGAAGCTGTTCGGCTGA